One stretch of Erythrolamprus reginae isolate rEryReg1 chromosome 7, rEryReg1.hap1, whole genome shotgun sequence DNA includes these proteins:
- the NPFFR2 gene encoding neuropeptide FF receptor 2 — protein MEKNEDLGSSMGELFLRNCTAAADACQAEANVTYVGFYLHHPLVASVFVISYLLIFLLCMIGNGIVCFTVLQSRHMRTVTNLFILNLAVSDLLVGVFCMPTTLLDNLIIGWPFGSVACKMNGTVQGISVSASVFTLVAIAVDRFRSIVYPFKPKLTVWIALVLIGIIWVLAIVIMCPSAVMLKLVEEKHYRVILGEDNQTRPIYWCREDWPNEDMKKIYTTVLFANIYLAPLSLIVIMYARIGITLFNTVLASGKQGHERHSVYKKKLKVIKMLIIVALLFILSWLPLWTLAMLSDYAELNEVQYKLINIYVYPFAHWLAFFNSSVNPIIYGFFNENFRRGFQAAFQLQLCSREAMPREMYSQRVQSNVVLPATVPQKVDHDLSSCVAGPSTQKGNWVDKTQVLVMENLERASNNNGAKQDLL, from the exons ATGGAGAAGAACGAGGATCTGGGTTCTTCGATGGGCGAACTCTTTCTGAGAAATTGCACTGCCGCGGCCGACGCTTGTCAGGCGGAAGCCAACGTCACCTATGTGGGGTTTTATCTCCACCACCCTCTGGTGGCTTCCGTTTTCGTCATCTCCtacctcctcatcttcctcctgtGCATGATCGGCAACGGGATCGTGTGCTTCACCGTTCTGCAGAGCAGGCACATGCGCACTGTCACCAACCTCTTCATCTTGAACCTAGCGGTCAGCGATCTGCTGGTGGGGGTCTTTTGCATGCCCACCACTCTCCTGGACAACCTCATAATAG GATGGCCGTTCGGGAGCGTTGCCTGCAAAATGAACGGAACTGTCCAGGGAATATCTGTTTCAGCTTCTGTCTTCACTTTGGTAGCCATCGCAGTCGACAG GTTCCGTTCTATCGTTTATCCCTTTAAGCCGAAACTCACCGTATGGATAGCTCTTGTGTTGATAGGCATCATCTGGGTCCTGGCTATTGTCATCATGTGTCCTTCTGCTGTTATGCTGAAACTAGTAGAAGAAAAGCATTACCGGGTCATTCTTGGCGAGGACAACCAAACCCGTCCCATCTACTGGTGCCGGGAAGACTGGCCCAACGAGGACATGAAGAAGATCTACACTACTGTCCTCTTCGCCAACATCTACTTGGCTCCCCTGTCACTCATCGTCATCATGTACGCTCGGATAGGGATCACGCTCTTCAACACGGTGCTGGCCTCCGGAAAGCAAGGCCACGAGCGCCACTCGGTGTACAAGAAGAAGTTGAAGGTCATCAAGATGCTGATCATCGTGGCTTTACTGTTCATCCTCTCCTGGTTGCCCCTGTGGACCTTGGCCATGCTGTCCGATTACGCAGAACTGAACGAGGTCCAGTATAAGCTCATCAATATCTACGTCTACCCCTTTGCCCATTGGTTGGCTTTCTTCAACAGTAGTGTCAACCCAATCATCTACGGGTTCTTCAACGAGAACTTCCGTCGAGGTTTCCAAGCTGCTTTccagttgcagctctgctccagGGAGGCCATGCCTCGTGAAATGTATTCTCAACGGGTGCAAAGCAACGTGGTCTTGCCCGCCACGGTTCCCCAGAAGGTAGACCACGATCTGTCCTCTTGCGTCGCCGGGCCTTCTACTCAAAAGGGGAACTGGGTGGACAAGACGCAGGTTCTGGTGATGGAGAACCTAGAACGTGCTTCAAACAACAACGGCGCTAAACAAGATTTGCTTTGA